One genomic region from Macaca mulatta isolate MMU2019108-1 chromosome 20, T2T-MMU8v2.0, whole genome shotgun sequence encodes:
- the FHOD1 gene encoding FH1/FH2 domain-containing protein 1 isoform X11, with translation MFSWMCSPSPYPDLSFQGQGGSGGGFKNVRTRPGAVAHTCNPSTLGGQEKLYGSSGPELRRSLFSLKQIFQEDKDLVPEFVHSEGLSCLIRVGAAADHNYQSYILRALGQLMLFVDGMLGVVAHSETIQWLYTLCASLSRLVVKTALKLLLVFVEYSENNAPLFICAVNSVASATGAPPWANLVSILEEKNGTDPELLVYTVTLINKTLAALPDQDSFYDVTDALEQQGMEALVQRHLGTAGTDVDLRTQLVLYENALKLEDGDIEEAPGGGGRRERRKPSSEEGKRSRRSLEGGGCPARALEPGPAPLTGPTSSPVGPPSSLRASVNLFPTISVAPSADTSSERSIYKARFLENVAAAETEKQVALAQGRAETLAEAMPSEADGHPDARQLWDSPETAPAPRTPQSPAPCVLLRAQRSLEPEPKEPLMPASPKAEPIWELPTRAPNLSIGDLDFSDLGEEEDQDMLNVESVEAGKEVPAPAPPLPLLSGVPPPPPPPPPPPIKGPFPPPPPLPLAAPLPHSLPDSSALPTKRKTVKLFWRELKLGGGHGVSASRFGPCATLWASLEPVSVDTARLEHLFESRAKEVLPSKKAGEGRRTMTTVLDPKRSNAINIGLTTLPPVHVIKAALLNFDEFAVSKDGIEKLLTMMPTEEEQQKIEEAQLANPDIPLGPAENFLITLASIGGLAARLQLWAFKLDYDSMEREIAEPLFDLKVGMEQLVQNATFRCILATLLAVGNFLNGSQSSGFELSYLEKVSEVKDTVRRQSLLHHLCSLVLQTRPESSDLYSEIPALTRCAKVDFEQLTENLGQLECRSWAAEESLRSLAKHELAPALRARLTHFLAQRARRVALLRIVHRRVCNRFHAFLLYLGYTPQAAREVRITQFCHTLREFALEYRTCRERVLQQQQKRATYRERNKTRGRMITETEKFSGVAGEAPNNPSVPVAVSSGPGRGDADSHASMKSLLTSRPEDTTHNRRSRGMVQSSSPVMPTVGPSTVPPEEPPGSSLPSDTSDEIMDLLVQSVTKSSPRALAARERKRSRGNRKSLRRTLKSGLGDDLVQALGLSKGPGLEV, from the exons ATGTTTAGCTGGatgtgctctccctctccctatcCTGACCTCTCCTTCCAGGGCCAGGGTGGGAGTGGAGGGGGATTCAAGAATGTTagaacaaggccgggcgcggtggctcatacctgtaatcccagcactttgggaggtcaag AAAAGCTGTATGGCTCCAGTGGCCCTGAGCTCCGCCGCTCCCTCTTCTCATTGAAGCAGATCTTCCAG GAGGACAAAGATCTCGTGCCTGAATTCGTGCATTCGGAGGGGCTGAGCTGCCTGATCCGTGTGGGTGCTGCTGCCGACCACAACTACCAGAGCTACATCCTTAGAG CGCTCGGCCAGCTGATGCTCTTTGTGGATGGAATGCTGGGGGTGGTGGCCCACAGTGAGACTATTCAGTGGCTGTACACATTGTGTGCCAGCCTG TCCCGCTTGGTGGTGAAGACAGCCCTGAAGCTGCTGTTGGTGTTTGTAGAATACTCCGAAAACAACGCACCGCTGTTCATCTGTGCAGTGAACTCTGTGGCCAGCGCCACCG GCGCTCCTCCCTGGGCCAATCTGGTATCCATCCTGGAGGAGAAGAATGGCACTGACCCTGAGTTGTTGGTGTACACGGTCACCCTCATCAACAAG ACGCTGGCGGCGCTCCCGGACCAGGACTCCTTCTACGATGTGACAGATGCACTGGAGCAGCAGGGCATGGAAGCGCTGGTCCAGCGCCACCTGGGCACTGCAGGCACTGACGTCGACCTGCGCACGCAACTTGTGCTCTACGAG AACGCCCTGAAATTGGAGGATGGAGACATCGAAGAAGCCCCAGGCGGCGGTGGGCGGCGGGAACGACGAAAGCCTTCTTCTGAGGAGGGCAAGAGGAGCCGCCGTTCGCTGGAAGGCGGGGGCTGCCCCGCGCGTGCCCTGGAACCTGG CCCCGCCCCGCtgacaggccccacctccagccctgtGGGCCCTCCCTCCAGCCTCCGAGCTTCAGTGAACCTTTTTCCTACCATCTCTGTGGCACCCTCAGCTGACACCTCCAGCGAGAGGAGCATCTACAA AGCCCGGTTCCTGGAGAATGTGGCAGCAGCAGAAACAGAGAAGCAGGTTGCGCTGGCCCAGGGCCGGGCAGAGACATTGGCCGAGGCCATGCCCAGTGAGGCAGATGGACACCCAG ATGCCCGGCAACTCTGGGACTCCCCAGAGACAGCACCTGCACCCAGAACACCCCAGAGCCCTGCCCCCTGTGTCCTGCTCCGGGCCCAGCGAAGCCTTGAGCCAGAGCCCAAGGAGCCACTGATGCCAGCAAGCCCCAAGGCTGAGCCCATCTGGGAGCTCCCTACTCGTGCACCCAACCTCTCTATTGGGGACCTGGACTTTTCAGATCTAGGGGAGGAGGAAGACCAGGACATGCTGAATGTAGAGTCTGTGGAGGCTGGGAAAGAGGTCCCAGCTCCCGCACCCCCACTGCCCCTACTCTCGGGAGTCCCTCcacctcccccacctccacctcccccacCCATCAAAGGCCCgttcccaccacctccacctctacCTCTGGCTGCCCCTCTTCCCCATTCATTGCCTGACAGCTCAGCCCTCCCCACCAAGAGGAAGACGGTAAAACTTTTCTGGCGTGAGCTAAAGCTGGGTGGGGGCCATGGAGTCTCTGCAAGCCGCTTTGGGCCCTGCGCCACCCTCTGGGCTTCACTGGAGCCTGTCTCAGTGGACACAGCCCGGCTGGAACACCTCTTTGAGTCTCGTGCCAAAGAGGTGCTGCCCTCCAAG AAAGCTGGTGAGGGCCGCCGGACAATGACCACAGTACTGGACCCCAAACGCAGCAATGCCATCAACATCGGCCTAACCACACTGCCACCTGTGCATGTCATTAAGGCTGCCCTGCTCAACTTTGATGAGTTTGCTGTCAGCAAGGATGGCATAGAG AAGCTACTGACCATGATGCCCACGGAGGAAGAGCAGCAGAAGATTGAGGAAGCCCAGCTGGCCAACCCTGACATACCCCTGGGCCCAGCCGAGAACTTCCTGATAACTCTTGCCTCCATTGGCGGCCTCGCTGCTCGTCTACAACTCTGGGCCTTCAAGCTGGACTATGACAGCATGGAACGG GAAATTGCTGAGCCACTGTTTGACCTGAAAGTGGGTATGGAACAGCTGGTACAGAATGCCACCTTCCGCTGCATCCTGGCTACCCTCCTAGCTGTGGGCAACTTCCTCAATGGATCCCAG AGCAGCGGCTTTGAGCTGAGCTACCTGGAGAAGGTGTCAGAGGTGAAAGACACGGTGCGCCGACAGTCACTGCTACACCATCTCTGCTCCCTAGTGCTCCAGACTCGGCCTGAGTCCTCCGACCTCTATTCAGAAATCCCTGCCCTGACCCGCTGTGCCAAG GTGGACTTTGAACAGCTGACTGAGAACCTGGGGCAGCTGGAGTGCCGGAGCTGGGCAGCTGAGGAGAGCCTGCGGAGCTTGGCCAAGCATGAGCTCGCCCCAGCCCTGCGTGCCCGCCTCACCCACTTCCTGGCCCAGCGTGCCCGCCGTGTTGCCTTGCTGAGGATAGTGCACCGCCGTGTCTGCAATAG GTTCCATGCCTTCCTGCTTTACCTGGGCTACACCCCGCAGGCGGCCCGTGAAGTTCGCATCACGCAGTTCTGCCACACGCTGCGGGAATTTGCGCTTGAGTATCGGACTTGCCGGGAACGAGTActacagcagcagcagaagcgGGCCACATACCGTGAGCGTAACAAGACCCGGGGACGCATGATCACTGAG aCAGAGAAGTTCTCAggtgtggctggggaagcccccAACAACCCCTCTGTCCCAGTAGCAGTGAGCAGTGGGCCAGGCCGGGGAGATGCTGACAGTCATGCTAGTATGAAGAGTCTGCTGACCAGCAGGCCTGAGGACACCACACACAATCGCCGCAGCAGAG GCATGGTCCAGAGCAGCTCCCCAGTCATGCCCACAGTGGGGCCCTCCACTGTACCCCCAGAAGAACCCCCAGGCTCCAGTTTACCCAGTGATACATCAGATGAGATCATGGACCTTCTGGTGCAGTCAGTGACCAAGAGCAGTCCTCGTGCCTTAGCTGCTAGGGAACGCAAGCGTTCCCGCGGCAACCGCAAGTCTT TGAGACGGACGTTAAAGAGTGGGCTCGGAGATGACCTGGTGCAGGCACTGGGACTAAGCAAGGGTCCTGGCCTGGAGGTGTGA
- the FHOD1 gene encoding FH1/FH2 domain-containing protein 1 isoform X10: protein MFSWMCSPSPYPDLSFQGQGGSGGGFKNVRTRPGAVAHTCNPSTLGGQEKLYGSSGPELRRSLFSLKQIFQEDKDLVPEFVHSEGLSCLIRVGAAADHNYQSYILRALGQLMLFVDGMLGVVAHSETIQWLYTLCASLSRLVVKTALKLLLVFVEYSENNAPLFICAVNSVASATGAPPWANLVSILEEKNGTDPELLVYTVTLINKTLAALPDQDSFYDVTDALEQQGMEALVQRHLGTAGTDVDLRTQLVLYENALKLEDGDIEEAPGGGGRRERRKPSSEEGKRSRRSLEGGGCPARALEPGPTGPASPVGPTSFTSPAPLTGPTSSPVGPPSSLRASVNLFPTISVAPSADTSSERSIYKARFLENVAAAETEKQVALAQGRAETLAEAMPSEADGHPDARQLWDSPETAPAPRTPQSPAPCVLLRAQRSLEPEPKEPLMPASPKAEPIWELPTRAPNLSIGDLDFSDLGEEEDQDMLNVESVEAGKEVPAPAPPLPLLSGVPPPPPPPPPPPIKGPFPPPPPLPLAAPLPHSLPDSSALPTKRKTVKLFWRELKLGGGHGVSASRFGPCATLWASLEPVSVDTARLEHLFESRAKEVLPSKKAGEGRRTMTTVLDPKRSNAINIGLTTLPPVHVIKAALLNFDEFAVSKDGIEKLLTMMPTEEEQQKIEEAQLANPDIPLGPAENFLITLASIGGLAARLQLWAFKLDYDSMEREIAEPLFDLKVGMEQLVQNATFRCILATLLAVGNFLNGSQSSGFELSYLEKVSEVKDTVRRQSLLHHLCSLVLQTRPESSDLYSEIPALTRCAKVDFEQLTENLGQLECRSWAAEESLRSLAKHELAPALRARLTHFLAQRARRVALLRIVHRRVCNRFHAFLLYLGYTPQAAREVRITQFCHTLREFALEYRTCRERVLQQQQKRATYRERNKTRGRMITETEKFSGVAGEAPNNPSVPVAVSSGPGRGDADSHASMKSLLTSRPEDTTHNRRSRGMVQSSSPVMPTVGPSTVPPEEPPGSSLPSDTSDEIMDLLVQSVTKSSPRALAARERKRSRGNRKSLRRTLKSGLGDDLVQALGLSKGPGLEV, encoded by the exons ATGTTTAGCTGGatgtgctctccctctccctatcCTGACCTCTCCTTCCAGGGCCAGGGTGGGAGTGGAGGGGGATTCAAGAATGTTagaacaaggccgggcgcggtggctcatacctgtaatcccagcactttgggaggtcaag AAAAGCTGTATGGCTCCAGTGGCCCTGAGCTCCGCCGCTCCCTCTTCTCATTGAAGCAGATCTTCCAG GAGGACAAAGATCTCGTGCCTGAATTCGTGCATTCGGAGGGGCTGAGCTGCCTGATCCGTGTGGGTGCTGCTGCCGACCACAACTACCAGAGCTACATCCTTAGAG CGCTCGGCCAGCTGATGCTCTTTGTGGATGGAATGCTGGGGGTGGTGGCCCACAGTGAGACTATTCAGTGGCTGTACACATTGTGTGCCAGCCTG TCCCGCTTGGTGGTGAAGACAGCCCTGAAGCTGCTGTTGGTGTTTGTAGAATACTCCGAAAACAACGCACCGCTGTTCATCTGTGCAGTGAACTCTGTGGCCAGCGCCACCG GCGCTCCTCCCTGGGCCAATCTGGTATCCATCCTGGAGGAGAAGAATGGCACTGACCCTGAGTTGTTGGTGTACACGGTCACCCTCATCAACAAG ACGCTGGCGGCGCTCCCGGACCAGGACTCCTTCTACGATGTGACAGATGCACTGGAGCAGCAGGGCATGGAAGCGCTGGTCCAGCGCCACCTGGGCACTGCAGGCACTGACGTCGACCTGCGCACGCAACTTGTGCTCTACGAG AACGCCCTGAAATTGGAGGATGGAGACATCGAAGAAGCCCCAGGCGGCGGTGGGCGGCGGGAACGACGAAAGCCTTCTTCTGAGGAGGGCAAGAGGAGCCGCCGTTCGCTGGAAGGCGGGGGCTGCCCCGCGCGTGCCCTGGAACCTGG CCCCACAGGCCCCGCCTCACCGGTAGGCCCCACCTCTTTCACCAGCCCCGCCCCGCtgacaggccccacctccagccctgtGGGCCCTCCCTCCAGCCTCCGAGCTTCAGTGAACCTTTTTCCTACCATCTCTGTGGCACCCTCAGCTGACACCTCCAGCGAGAGGAGCATCTACAA AGCCCGGTTCCTGGAGAATGTGGCAGCAGCAGAAACAGAGAAGCAGGTTGCGCTGGCCCAGGGCCGGGCAGAGACATTGGCCGAGGCCATGCCCAGTGAGGCAGATGGACACCCAG ATGCCCGGCAACTCTGGGACTCCCCAGAGACAGCACCTGCACCCAGAACACCCCAGAGCCCTGCCCCCTGTGTCCTGCTCCGGGCCCAGCGAAGCCTTGAGCCAGAGCCCAAGGAGCCACTGATGCCAGCAAGCCCCAAGGCTGAGCCCATCTGGGAGCTCCCTACTCGTGCACCCAACCTCTCTATTGGGGACCTGGACTTTTCAGATCTAGGGGAGGAGGAAGACCAGGACATGCTGAATGTAGAGTCTGTGGAGGCTGGGAAAGAGGTCCCAGCTCCCGCACCCCCACTGCCCCTACTCTCGGGAGTCCCTCcacctcccccacctccacctcccccacCCATCAAAGGCCCgttcccaccacctccacctctacCTCTGGCTGCCCCTCTTCCCCATTCATTGCCTGACAGCTCAGCCCTCCCCACCAAGAGGAAGACGGTAAAACTTTTCTGGCGTGAGCTAAAGCTGGGTGGGGGCCATGGAGTCTCTGCAAGCCGCTTTGGGCCCTGCGCCACCCTCTGGGCTTCACTGGAGCCTGTCTCAGTGGACACAGCCCGGCTGGAACACCTCTTTGAGTCTCGTGCCAAAGAGGTGCTGCCCTCCAAG AAAGCTGGTGAGGGCCGCCGGACAATGACCACAGTACTGGACCCCAAACGCAGCAATGCCATCAACATCGGCCTAACCACACTGCCACCTGTGCATGTCATTAAGGCTGCCCTGCTCAACTTTGATGAGTTTGCTGTCAGCAAGGATGGCATAGAG AAGCTACTGACCATGATGCCCACGGAGGAAGAGCAGCAGAAGATTGAGGAAGCCCAGCTGGCCAACCCTGACATACCCCTGGGCCCAGCCGAGAACTTCCTGATAACTCTTGCCTCCATTGGCGGCCTCGCTGCTCGTCTACAACTCTGGGCCTTCAAGCTGGACTATGACAGCATGGAACGG GAAATTGCTGAGCCACTGTTTGACCTGAAAGTGGGTATGGAACAGCTGGTACAGAATGCCACCTTCCGCTGCATCCTGGCTACCCTCCTAGCTGTGGGCAACTTCCTCAATGGATCCCAG AGCAGCGGCTTTGAGCTGAGCTACCTGGAGAAGGTGTCAGAGGTGAAAGACACGGTGCGCCGACAGTCACTGCTACACCATCTCTGCTCCCTAGTGCTCCAGACTCGGCCTGAGTCCTCCGACCTCTATTCAGAAATCCCTGCCCTGACCCGCTGTGCCAAG GTGGACTTTGAACAGCTGACTGAGAACCTGGGGCAGCTGGAGTGCCGGAGCTGGGCAGCTGAGGAGAGCCTGCGGAGCTTGGCCAAGCATGAGCTCGCCCCAGCCCTGCGTGCCCGCCTCACCCACTTCCTGGCCCAGCGTGCCCGCCGTGTTGCCTTGCTGAGGATAGTGCACCGCCGTGTCTGCAATAG GTTCCATGCCTTCCTGCTTTACCTGGGCTACACCCCGCAGGCGGCCCGTGAAGTTCGCATCACGCAGTTCTGCCACACGCTGCGGGAATTTGCGCTTGAGTATCGGACTTGCCGGGAACGAGTActacagcagcagcagaagcgGGCCACATACCGTGAGCGTAACAAGACCCGGGGACGCATGATCACTGAG aCAGAGAAGTTCTCAggtgtggctggggaagcccccAACAACCCCTCTGTCCCAGTAGCAGTGAGCAGTGGGCCAGGCCGGGGAGATGCTGACAGTCATGCTAGTATGAAGAGTCTGCTGACCAGCAGGCCTGAGGACACCACACACAATCGCCGCAGCAGAG GCATGGTCCAGAGCAGCTCCCCAGTCATGCCCACAGTGGGGCCCTCCACTGTACCCCCAGAAGAACCCCCAGGCTCCAGTTTACCCAGTGATACATCAGATGAGATCATGGACCTTCTGGTGCAGTCAGTGACCAAGAGCAGTCCTCGTGCCTTAGCTGCTAGGGAACGCAAGCGTTCCCGCGGCAACCGCAAGTCTT TGAGACGGACGTTAAAGAGTGGGCTCGGAGATGACCTGGTGCAGGCACTGGGACTAAGCAAGGGTCCTGGCCTGGAGGTGTGA
- the FHOD1 gene encoding FH1/FH2 domain-containing protein 1 isoform X7: MFSWMCSPSPYPDLSFQGQGGSGGGFKNVRTRPGAVAHTCNPSTLGGQEKLYGSSGPELRRSLFSLKQIFQEDKDLVPEFVHSEGLSCLIRVGAAADHNYQSYILRALGQLMLFVDGMLGVVAHSETIQWLYTLCASLSRLVVKTALKLLLVFVEYSENNAPLFICAVNSVASATGAPPWANLVSILEEKNGTDPELLVYTVTLINKTLAALPDQDSFYDVTDALEQQGMEALVQRHLGTAGTDVDLRTQLVLYENALKLEDGDIEEAPGGGGRRERRKPSSEEGKRSRRSLEGGGCPARALEPGPTGPASPVGPTSFTSPAPLTGPTSSPVGPPSSLRASVNLFPTISVAPSADTSSERSIYKLHQTAPAWAPESPPVPQSPPGQASLEARFLENVAAAETEKQVALAQGRAETLAEAMPSEADGHPDARQLWDSPETAPAPRTPQSPAPCVLLRAQRSLEPEPKEPLMPASPKAEPIWELPTRAPNLSIGDLDFSDLGEEEDQDMLNVESVEAGKEVPAPAPPLPLLSGVPPPPPPPPPPPIKGPFPPPPPLPLAAPLPHSLPDSSALPTKRKTVKLFWRELKLGGGHGVSASRFGPCATLWASLEPVSVDTARLEHLFESRAKEVLPSKKAGEGRRTMTTVLDPKRSNAINIGLTTLPPVHVIKAALLNFDEFAVSKDGIEKLLTMMPTEEEQQKIEEAQLANPDIPLGPAENFLITLASIGGLAARLQLWAFKLDYDSMEREIAEPLFDLKVGMEQLVQNATFRCILATLLAVGNFLNGSQSSGFELSYLEKVSEVKDTVRRQSLLHHLCSLVLQTRPESSDLYSEIPALTRCAKVDFEQLTENLGQLECRSWAAEESLRSLAKHELAPALRARLTHFLAQRARRVALLRIVHRRVCNRFHAFLLYLGYTPQAAREVRITQFCHTLREFALEYRTCRERVLQQQQKRATYRERNKTRGRMITETEKFSGVAGEAPNNPSVPVAVSSGPGRGDADSHASMKSLLTSRPEDTTHNRRSRGMVQSSSPVMPTVGPSTVPPEEPPGSSLPSDTSDEIMDLLVQSVTKSSPRALAARERKRSRGNRKSLRRTLKSGLGDDLVQALGLSKGPGLEV; the protein is encoded by the exons ATGTTTAGCTGGatgtgctctccctctccctatcCTGACCTCTCCTTCCAGGGCCAGGGTGGGAGTGGAGGGGGATTCAAGAATGTTagaacaaggccgggcgcggtggctcatacctgtaatcccagcactttgggaggtcaag AAAAGCTGTATGGCTCCAGTGGCCCTGAGCTCCGCCGCTCCCTCTTCTCATTGAAGCAGATCTTCCAG GAGGACAAAGATCTCGTGCCTGAATTCGTGCATTCGGAGGGGCTGAGCTGCCTGATCCGTGTGGGTGCTGCTGCCGACCACAACTACCAGAGCTACATCCTTAGAG CGCTCGGCCAGCTGATGCTCTTTGTGGATGGAATGCTGGGGGTGGTGGCCCACAGTGAGACTATTCAGTGGCTGTACACATTGTGTGCCAGCCTG TCCCGCTTGGTGGTGAAGACAGCCCTGAAGCTGCTGTTGGTGTTTGTAGAATACTCCGAAAACAACGCACCGCTGTTCATCTGTGCAGTGAACTCTGTGGCCAGCGCCACCG GCGCTCCTCCCTGGGCCAATCTGGTATCCATCCTGGAGGAGAAGAATGGCACTGACCCTGAGTTGTTGGTGTACACGGTCACCCTCATCAACAAG ACGCTGGCGGCGCTCCCGGACCAGGACTCCTTCTACGATGTGACAGATGCACTGGAGCAGCAGGGCATGGAAGCGCTGGTCCAGCGCCACCTGGGCACTGCAGGCACTGACGTCGACCTGCGCACGCAACTTGTGCTCTACGAG AACGCCCTGAAATTGGAGGATGGAGACATCGAAGAAGCCCCAGGCGGCGGTGGGCGGCGGGAACGACGAAAGCCTTCTTCTGAGGAGGGCAAGAGGAGCCGCCGTTCGCTGGAAGGCGGGGGCTGCCCCGCGCGTGCCCTGGAACCTGG CCCCACAGGCCCCGCCTCACCGGTAGGCCCCACCTCTTTCACCAGCCCCGCCCCGCtgacaggccccacctccagccctgtGGGCCCTCCCTCCAGCCTCCGAGCTTCAGTGAACCTTTTTCCTACCATCTCTGTGGCACCCTCAGCTGACACCTCCAGCGAGAGGAGCATCTACAA aCTTCACCAAACTGCTCCCGCTTG GGCCCCTGAGAGCCCACCTGTCCCCCAATCCCCTCCTGGGCAGGCCAGTTTGGA AGCCCGGTTCCTGGAGAATGTGGCAGCAGCAGAAACAGAGAAGCAGGTTGCGCTGGCCCAGGGCCGGGCAGAGACATTGGCCGAGGCCATGCCCAGTGAGGCAGATGGACACCCAG ATGCCCGGCAACTCTGGGACTCCCCAGAGACAGCACCTGCACCCAGAACACCCCAGAGCCCTGCCCCCTGTGTCCTGCTCCGGGCCCAGCGAAGCCTTGAGCCAGAGCCCAAGGAGCCACTGATGCCAGCAAGCCCCAAGGCTGAGCCCATCTGGGAGCTCCCTACTCGTGCACCCAACCTCTCTATTGGGGACCTGGACTTTTCAGATCTAGGGGAGGAGGAAGACCAGGACATGCTGAATGTAGAGTCTGTGGAGGCTGGGAAAGAGGTCCCAGCTCCCGCACCCCCACTGCCCCTACTCTCGGGAGTCCCTCcacctcccccacctccacctcccccacCCATCAAAGGCCCgttcccaccacctccacctctacCTCTGGCTGCCCCTCTTCCCCATTCATTGCCTGACAGCTCAGCCCTCCCCACCAAGAGGAAGACGGTAAAACTTTTCTGGCGTGAGCTAAAGCTGGGTGGGGGCCATGGAGTCTCTGCAAGCCGCTTTGGGCCCTGCGCCACCCTCTGGGCTTCACTGGAGCCTGTCTCAGTGGACACAGCCCGGCTGGAACACCTCTTTGAGTCTCGTGCCAAAGAGGTGCTGCCCTCCAAG AAAGCTGGTGAGGGCCGCCGGACAATGACCACAGTACTGGACCCCAAACGCAGCAATGCCATCAACATCGGCCTAACCACACTGCCACCTGTGCATGTCATTAAGGCTGCCCTGCTCAACTTTGATGAGTTTGCTGTCAGCAAGGATGGCATAGAG AAGCTACTGACCATGATGCCCACGGAGGAAGAGCAGCAGAAGATTGAGGAAGCCCAGCTGGCCAACCCTGACATACCCCTGGGCCCAGCCGAGAACTTCCTGATAACTCTTGCCTCCATTGGCGGCCTCGCTGCTCGTCTACAACTCTGGGCCTTCAAGCTGGACTATGACAGCATGGAACGG GAAATTGCTGAGCCACTGTTTGACCTGAAAGTGGGTATGGAACAGCTGGTACAGAATGCCACCTTCCGCTGCATCCTGGCTACCCTCCTAGCTGTGGGCAACTTCCTCAATGGATCCCAG AGCAGCGGCTTTGAGCTGAGCTACCTGGAGAAGGTGTCAGAGGTGAAAGACACGGTGCGCCGACAGTCACTGCTACACCATCTCTGCTCCCTAGTGCTCCAGACTCGGCCTGAGTCCTCCGACCTCTATTCAGAAATCCCTGCCCTGACCCGCTGTGCCAAG GTGGACTTTGAACAGCTGACTGAGAACCTGGGGCAGCTGGAGTGCCGGAGCTGGGCAGCTGAGGAGAGCCTGCGGAGCTTGGCCAAGCATGAGCTCGCCCCAGCCCTGCGTGCCCGCCTCACCCACTTCCTGGCCCAGCGTGCCCGCCGTGTTGCCTTGCTGAGGATAGTGCACCGCCGTGTCTGCAATAG GTTCCATGCCTTCCTGCTTTACCTGGGCTACACCCCGCAGGCGGCCCGTGAAGTTCGCATCACGCAGTTCTGCCACACGCTGCGGGAATTTGCGCTTGAGTATCGGACTTGCCGGGAACGAGTActacagcagcagcagaagcgGGCCACATACCGTGAGCGTAACAAGACCCGGGGACGCATGATCACTGAG aCAGAGAAGTTCTCAggtgtggctggggaagcccccAACAACCCCTCTGTCCCAGTAGCAGTGAGCAGTGGGCCAGGCCGGGGAGATGCTGACAGTCATGCTAGTATGAAGAGTCTGCTGACCAGCAGGCCTGAGGACACCACACACAATCGCCGCAGCAGAG GCATGGTCCAGAGCAGCTCCCCAGTCATGCCCACAGTGGGGCCCTCCACTGTACCCCCAGAAGAACCCCCAGGCTCCAGTTTACCCAGTGATACATCAGATGAGATCATGGACCTTCTGGTGCAGTCAGTGACCAAGAGCAGTCCTCGTGCCTTAGCTGCTAGGGAACGCAAGCGTTCCCGCGGCAACCGCAAGTCTT TGAGACGGACGTTAAAGAGTGGGCTCGGAGATGACCTGGTGCAGGCACTGGGACTAAGCAAGGGTCCTGGCCTGGAGGTGTGA